The Mangifera indica cultivar Alphonso chromosome 8, CATAS_Mindica_2.1, whole genome shotgun sequence genome has a window encoding:
- the LOC123223837 gene encoding LOW QUALITY PROTEIN: protein trichome birefringence-like 39 (The sequence of the model RefSeq protein was modified relative to this genomic sequence to represent the inferred CDS: inserted 1 base in 1 codon): MGFLFNVLFLSLLLLLIFHRTSKAENFNASTDNSNITSSTARELASRCNIFRGRWVYDSSYPLYSPSSCPFIDPEFNCQKYGRPDNSYLKYRWQPFSCNIPRFNGVHFLEKWRGKKIMFVGDSLSLNQWESLNCMIHAWVPNSKHSFISTNGLSSVTFEDYGVKIMLYRSPYLVDLVSEKRGRVLKLDSIRSGNAWKGMDVLIFNTWHWWTHTGRSQPWDYIQEGNKWYKDMNRLVAFYKGLTTWARWVNLNVDPYKTKVFFQGISPTHYEGRDWNQPSQSCSGQTQPFVGTRYPAGTPMASVVVSKVFSRLKKPVYLLDVTGLSQLRKDAHXSAYGGEHGGTDCSHWCLPGLPDTWNQLLYAALF, encoded by the exons ATGGGGTTTCTATTCAACGTCTTGTTTCTCTCTCTGTTGTTGTTATTGATATTTCACCGTACATCAAAAGCTGAGAACTTCAATGCCTCCACCGATAACAGTAATATAACATCTTCCACAGCTAGAGAGCTTGCCAGTAGGTGCAATATTTTCCGGGGAAGGTGGGTTTATGACTCTTCGTATCCTCTTTACAGCCCTTCCAGCTGTCCCTTTATAGATCCAGAATTCAATTGTCAAAAGTATGGTCGACCCGATAACTCTTACCTCAAATATAGATGGCAGCCCTTTTCTTGTAACATTCCCAG GTTTAATGGTGTGCATTTCCTGGAGAAATGGAGAGGGAAGAAGATCATGTTTGTGGGAGACTCACTGAGTTTGAACCAGTGGGAATCGTTAAACTGTATGATTCATGCATGGGTGCCCAATTCTAAGCACTCATTCATAAGCACAAACGGTCTATCTTCAGTGACATTTGAG GACTATGGGGTGAAGATAATGTTATATCGATCACCGTATCTTGTGGACCTGGTGAGCGAAAAGAGGGGACGAGTGTTGAAGCTTGATTCGATAAGGAGTGGCAATGCATGGAAAGGCATGGATGTGCTCATCTTCAATACTTGGCATTGGTGGACTCACACTGGAAGATCCCAACC GTGGGATTATATCCAAGAGGGAAACAAATGGTACAAAGATATGAACCGGCTGGTGGCATTTTACAAGGGGCTAACCACATGGGCCAGATGGGTCAACCTTAATGTTGATCCTTACAAAACCAAGGTTTTTTTCCAGGGGATTTCTCCTACTCATTACGA AGGCAGGGACTGGAACCAGCCATCACAGTCATGTTCGGGGCAGACTCAACCATTTGTTGGGACAAGGTACCCAGCTGGGACACCGATGGCGTCGGTGGTGGTGAGCAAAGTATTCAGCAGGCTCAAGAAACCAGTGTATTTACTTGACGTTACAGGGCTCTCTCAGTTAAGAAAAGATGCTC CATCGGCCTACGGTGGTGAGCATGGTGGCACCGATTGCAGCCATTGGTGCCTTCCTGGTTTGCCAGATACTTGGAACCAGCTCTTGTATGCAGCATTGTTTTAG
- the LOC123223591 gene encoding ervatamin-B-like produces the protein MALMYQKLCVSAIFILLAIAAPQATSRELQELPWRQRHEQWMSKHGKVYKDADEKERRFKIFKNNVEYIQSFNAAGSKPYTLSINAFADQTKKEFKASRNGYMRPDALGYMKEPTLMYENVKSVPASIDWRKKGAVTSVKDQGNCGSCWAFSSVAATEGIHAITTGELICLSVQELVSCDTGGVDEGCQGGSMQGGFEFIVKNQGINSDKNYPYDATDGACNKKEEAVHVAQISGYQNVTADSESALLKAVANQPVSVAIDASGADFHFYSSGVFTGKCGTDLDHGVTVVGYGATGDGTKYWLVKNSWGTSWGEEGYIRMQRDVDAKEGLCGIAMDASFPTA, from the exons ATGGCTTTAATGTACCAAAAGCTATGTGTCTCGGCCATCTTTATCCTTTTGGCCATTGCAGCACCCCAAGCTACATCCCGCGAGCTCCAAGAGTTACCATGGCGTCAGAGACATGAACAATGGATGTCAAAGCATGGAAAGGTCTATAAGGATGCTGATGAGAAAGAAAGACGttttaaaatattcaagaaTAATGTTGAATACATACAATCTTTCAATGCAGCTGGAAGCAAACCGTACACGCTAAGCATTAATGCATTTGCGGATCAAACCAAGAAAGAGTTTAAGGCTTCCCGGAATGGATACATGAGGCCTGATGCACTCGGTTACATGAAAGAACCAACATTAATGTATGAAAATGTTAAATCTGTGCCTGCTAGCATTGACTGGAGGAAAAAAGGAGCTGTTACTTCCGTCAAAGACCAAGGCAATTGTG GGAGTTGCTGGGCTTTCTCATCTGTTGCAGCCACAGAGGGCATCCATGCAATCACTACAGGTGAATTGATTTGCCTCTCCGTGCAAGAACTGGTCTCTTGTGACACTGGTGGAGTGGATGAAGGTTGCCAGGGCGGAAGTATGCAAGGtgggtttgaatttatagtgaAAAACCAAGGCATCAACAGTGATAAAAACTACCCCTATGATGCAACTGATGGTGCTTGTAACAAAAAGGAGGAGGCTGTTCATGTAGCTCAAATCAGTGGGTATCAAAATGTTACAGCTGATAGCGAGTCAGCATTATTAAAGGCTGTGGCAAATCAACCAGTGTCAGTGGCAATTGATGCCAGCGGAGCTGATTTTCACTTCTATTCGAGTGGTGTTTTCACAGGAAAGTGCGGAACTGATCTAGACCACGGTGTTACAGTTGTTGGCTATGGCGCCACCGGCGATGGGACCAAGTATTGGCTGGTGAAGAATTCATGGGGAACCTCTTGGGGAGAAGAAGGATACATAAGGATGCAGCGAGACGTTGATGCTAAGGAAGGTCTTTGTGGTATTGCCATGGATGCCTCCTTTCCAACAGCTTGA
- the LOC123223590 gene encoding uncharacterized protein LOC123223590 isoform X1: MTCEFISSPSIRIAWVGHVYQKFEAMCLEVEEVMYQDTIKYVENQAQTVGASVKKFYSDVVQDFLPPSSMDLVKGAATSNLPAEQYTDIGIYKRPKIIMKEEAMMVDHGQSNDSHATVDLDKDANDVPSFHGFDIEDTSFQPYSENTVKRTCSDSYSQQYGNRFCRKSGLGVKKISKEDNLSLRDMYGAVTHTEKDYHRPSIFSELSDKNKKALCNQRDVSPTPITVEVNACNCTEAISDKFENASKGTPGVVTDDQGCNEIEIAGAHSSCNDVSAEINDICKNDAVVSLAVSSMNRDVQPIEFPDEIILVCNPGLADDSTANTIESNIPLQQDLVIIQQVDNIQDEENCVLVNGDGLHFVPLKEHKHRPYKKKIQDAISSRMRSRRKQEYERLATLFQDNVTSNQQCAGSSMQTNLMGDMKRSPPHNPSESDWELL, from the exons ATGACTTGTGAGTTCATATCATCTCCCTCCATAC GTATAGCTTGGGTTGGACATGTATACCAGAAGTTTGAAGCTATGTGTTTGGAGGTAGAAGAAGTTATGTACCAG GACACTATTAAATATGTTGAAAATCAAGCACAGACAGTAGGTGCAAGTGTCAAAAAGTTCTATTCTGATGTGGTGCAAGATTTTCTTCCTCCTTCTTCTATGGATCTTGTGAAAGGGGCAGCAACCTCCAACTTGCCTGCAGAACAATATACTGATATTGGGATctataaaaggccaaaaataattatgaaagaaGAGGCTATGATGGTTGACCATGGGCAATCTAATGATTCGCATGCCACTGTTGATCTGGACAAGGATGCAAACGATGTACCATCTTTCCATGGTTTTGACATTGAAGATACTTCATTCCAACCATATTCTGAAAACACTGTCAAAAGAACATGCTCAGACTCTTACTCTCAGCAATATGGTAATAGGTTTTGTCGTAAATCTGGACTGGGTGTGAAAAAAATCTCTAAAGAGGACAACTTGTCTTTGAGGGACATGTATGGAGCAGTCACTCATACAGAAAAAGATTATCACCGACCATCGATATTTTCTGAACTatcagataaaaataaaaaagcattaTGTAACCAGAGAGATGTAAGTCCAACCCCGATTACAGTTGAAGTAAATGCGTGTAACTGCACAGAAGCAATATCTGATAAGTTTGAGAATGCAAGCAAGGGTACACCTGGTGTTGTCACTGATGACCAAGGTTGTAATGAGATTGAAATTGCAGGTGCTCATTCCTCCTGTAATGATGTATCAGCAGAAATAAACG ATATTTGTAAGAACGATGCAGTGGTTTCTCTGGCAGTATCCTCTATGAACAGGGATGTTCAGCCCATTGAATTTCCTGATGAGATCATCCTTGTTTGCAATCCAG GACTAGCAGATGACTCAACTGCCAATACGATTGAGAGTAATATTCCTCTTCAACAGGATTTGGTAATCATTCAACAGGTTGATAATATTCAAGATGAGGAAAACTGTGTTCTGGTTAACGGAGATGGCCTTCATTTTGTTCCTCTCAAGGAACACAAACACAGGCCTTACAAG AAAAAGATTCAGGATGCCATTTCTTCAAGAATGAGATCCAGGAGAAAGCAGGAATATGAACGACTTGCTACATTGTTTCAGGATAATGTTACTTCCAATCAACAATGTGCAGGGAGTTCAATGCAAACTAATTTAATGGGGGACATGAAGAGATCACCACCTCATAATCCCAGTGAGTCGGATTGGGAACTTCTTTAG
- the LOC123223590 gene encoding uncharacterized protein LOC123223590 isoform X2 codes for MVTMDLKGIAWVGHVYQKFEAMCLEVEEVMYQDTIKYVENQAQTVGASVKKFYSDVVQDFLPPSSMDLVKGAATSNLPAEQYTDIGIYKRPKIIMKEEAMMVDHGQSNDSHATVDLDKDANDVPSFHGFDIEDTSFQPYSENTVKRTCSDSYSQQYGNRFCRKSGLGVKKISKEDNLSLRDMYGAVTHTEKDYHRPSIFSELSDKNKKALCNQRDVSPTPITVEVNACNCTEAISDKFENASKGTPGVVTDDQGCNEIEIAGAHSSCNDVSAEINDICKNDAVVSLAVSSMNRDVQPIEFPDEIILVCNPGLADDSTANTIESNIPLQQDLVIIQQVDNIQDEENCVLVNGDGLHFVPLKEHKHRPYKKKIQDAISSRMRSRRKQEYERLATLFQDNVTSNQQCAGSSMQTNLMGDMKRSPPHNPSESDWELL; via the exons ATGGTCACTATGGATCTAAAAGGTATAGCTTGGGTTGGACATGTATACCAGAAGTTTGAAGCTATGTGTTTGGAGGTAGAAGAAGTTATGTACCAG GACACTATTAAATATGTTGAAAATCAAGCACAGACAGTAGGTGCAAGTGTCAAAAAGTTCTATTCTGATGTGGTGCAAGATTTTCTTCCTCCTTCTTCTATGGATCTTGTGAAAGGGGCAGCAACCTCCAACTTGCCTGCAGAACAATATACTGATATTGGGATctataaaaggccaaaaataattatgaaagaaGAGGCTATGATGGTTGACCATGGGCAATCTAATGATTCGCATGCCACTGTTGATCTGGACAAGGATGCAAACGATGTACCATCTTTCCATGGTTTTGACATTGAAGATACTTCATTCCAACCATATTCTGAAAACACTGTCAAAAGAACATGCTCAGACTCTTACTCTCAGCAATATGGTAATAGGTTTTGTCGTAAATCTGGACTGGGTGTGAAAAAAATCTCTAAAGAGGACAACTTGTCTTTGAGGGACATGTATGGAGCAGTCACTCATACAGAAAAAGATTATCACCGACCATCGATATTTTCTGAACTatcagataaaaataaaaaagcattaTGTAACCAGAGAGATGTAAGTCCAACCCCGATTACAGTTGAAGTAAATGCGTGTAACTGCACAGAAGCAATATCTGATAAGTTTGAGAATGCAAGCAAGGGTACACCTGGTGTTGTCACTGATGACCAAGGTTGTAATGAGATTGAAATTGCAGGTGCTCATTCCTCCTGTAATGATGTATCAGCAGAAATAAACG ATATTTGTAAGAACGATGCAGTGGTTTCTCTGGCAGTATCCTCTATGAACAGGGATGTTCAGCCCATTGAATTTCCTGATGAGATCATCCTTGTTTGCAATCCAG GACTAGCAGATGACTCAACTGCCAATACGATTGAGAGTAATATTCCTCTTCAACAGGATTTGGTAATCATTCAACAGGTTGATAATATTCAAGATGAGGAAAACTGTGTTCTGGTTAACGGAGATGGCCTTCATTTTGTTCCTCTCAAGGAACACAAACACAGGCCTTACAAG AAAAAGATTCAGGATGCCATTTCTTCAAGAATGAGATCCAGGAGAAAGCAGGAATATGAACGACTTGCTACATTGTTTCAGGATAATGTTACTTCCAATCAACAATGTGCAGGGAGTTCAATGCAAACTAATTTAATGGGGGACATGAAGAGATCACCACCTCATAATCCCAGTGAGTCGGATTGGGAACTTCTTTAG
- the LOC123223667 gene encoding uncharacterized protein LOC123223667 isoform X1, which translates to MALCAPIHKLSIASSLSSGNNARARRTRKKELMIVQMTASWDVAAYEEGQLERPKWAGETPLSRLVAALISVKPIYTVLKSGARQVLISTAEKNNIPWREMSKEILESDVYKEMESIQNPSIVYPDYYLNPFHAYDEGNLSWLAAAEAEAADLSMTRRAIPFASSVDEANCIMRGNWLQTIKLHHQQYCGEIRDILDIGCSVGVSTRFLAQYFLSAKVTGLDLSPYFLAVAQYKDKRGTPRKNPISWIHANGEDTGLPSKSYDLISLSYVLHECPERAIIGLLGESFRLLRPGGTIALNDIAPKSKTLQELPPVLFTLMKSTEPFLDEYFLTDLEGRMREVGFVNIKSVLTDPRHRTVTASVPH; encoded by the exons ATGGCTTTGTGTGCTCCAATCCACAAATTGTCCATTGCATCCTCATTATCAAGTGGAAATAATGCAAGAGCCAGAAGAACAAGGAAAAAAGAATTGATGATTGTGCAGATGACGGCATCGTGGGACGTGGCAGCGTATGAGGAGGGACAGCTGGAACGACCCAAGTGGGCAGGAGAGACGCCTCTCTCTCGTCTTGTTGCAGCTCTCATTTCTGTCAAGCCCATCTACACAGTCCTCAAGTCTGGCGCCAGACAAGTTCTCATCAG TACAGctgaaaaaaataacattccttGGCGGGAAATGAGCAAAGAAATTTTGGAGTCAGATGTTTACAAGGAGATGGAGAGCATTCAAAATCCCTCCATTGTGTACCCAGATT ACTATCTGAATCCTTTTCATGCATATGATGAAGGCAATCTTTCATGGCTG GCTGCAGCAGAAGCAGAGGCTGCAGACTTGTCGATGACAAGACGAGCAATACCATTTGCTTCTTCAGTTGATGAAGCAAATTGTATAATGCGTGGAAATTGGCTTCAAACAATCAAACTACATCATCAACAGTATTGTGGTGAGATCAGAGACATTCTAGATATTGGATGCTCTGTTGGTGTGAGCACAAGATTTCTTGCTCAATACTTCCTTTCTGCTAAAGTCACG GGGCTAGATCTGTCACCTTACTTTCTTGCTGTAGCACAATATAAGGACAAGAGAGGAACCCCAAGAAAGAATCCAATCAGCTGGATACATGCAAATGGAGAAGACACAGGCTTGCCTTCTAAATCATATGACCTTATCTCCCTATCTTATGTG CTCCATGAATGTCCTGAACGAGCAATAATTGGTTTATTGGGGGAATCATTTCGGCTGCTTCGACCTGGAGGCACCATTGCTTTGAATGATATTGCA CCAAAGTCAAAGACTCTTCAG GAACTGCCTCCAGTGTTGTTTACATTAATGAAGAGCACCGAGCCATTTCTAGATGAATACTTCCTGACTGATCTGGAAGGAAGAATGAGGGAAGTTGggtttgtaaatataaaatcagTTCTCACCGACCCTAGGCACAGAACCGTGACAGCAAGTGTGCCACATTAA
- the LOC123223667 gene encoding uncharacterized protein LOC123223667 isoform X2, whose amino-acid sequence MRRDSWNDPSGQERRLSLVLLQLSFLSSPSTQSSSLAPDKFSSAEKNNIPWREMSKEILESDVYKEMESIQNPSIVYPDYYLNPFHAYDEGNLSWLAAAEAEAADLSMTRRAIPFASSVDEANCIMRGNWLQTIKLHHQQYCGEIRDILDIGCSVGVSTRFLAQYFLSAKVTGLDLSPYFLAVAQYKDKRGTPRKNPISWIHANGEDTGLPSKSYDLISLSYVLHECPERAIIGLLGESFRLLRPGGTIALNDIAPKSKTLQELPPVLFTLMKSTEPFLDEYFLTDLEGRMREVGFVNIKSVLTDPRHRTVTASVPH is encoded by the exons ATGAGGAGGGACAGCTGGAACGACCCAAGTGGGCAGGAGAGACGCCTCTCTCTCGTCTTGTTGCAGCTCTCATTTCTGTCAAGCCCATCTACACAGTCCTCAAGTCTGGCGCCAGACAAGTTCTCATCAG ctgaaaaaaataacattccttGGCGGGAAATGAGCAAAGAAATTTTGGAGTCAGATGTTTACAAGGAGATGGAGAGCATTCAAAATCCCTCCATTGTGTACCCAGATT ACTATCTGAATCCTTTTCATGCATATGATGAAGGCAATCTTTCATGGCTG GCTGCAGCAGAAGCAGAGGCTGCAGACTTGTCGATGACAAGACGAGCAATACCATTTGCTTCTTCAGTTGATGAAGCAAATTGTATAATGCGTGGAAATTGGCTTCAAACAATCAAACTACATCATCAACAGTATTGTGGTGAGATCAGAGACATTCTAGATATTGGATGCTCTGTTGGTGTGAGCACAAGATTTCTTGCTCAATACTTCCTTTCTGCTAAAGTCACG GGGCTAGATCTGTCACCTTACTTTCTTGCTGTAGCACAATATAAGGACAAGAGAGGAACCCCAAGAAAGAATCCAATCAGCTGGATACATGCAAATGGAGAAGACACAGGCTTGCCTTCTAAATCATATGACCTTATCTCCCTATCTTATGTG CTCCATGAATGTCCTGAACGAGCAATAATTGGTTTATTGGGGGAATCATTTCGGCTGCTTCGACCTGGAGGCACCATTGCTTTGAATGATATTGCA CCAAAGTCAAAGACTCTTCAG GAACTGCCTCCAGTGTTGTTTACATTAATGAAGAGCACCGAGCCATTTCTAGATGAATACTTCCTGACTGATCTGGAAGGAAGAATGAGGGAAGTTGggtttgtaaatataaaatcagTTCTCACCGACCCTAGGCACAGAACCGTGACAGCAAGTGTGCCACATTAA
- the LOC123223668 gene encoding transcription factor bHLH30-like isoform X2, producing MDPYSWGSCRNGNVIKSVSDELFVNNGLQGRARNGSSSYSSLVLDCERGELVEANVKLQRKEVPVERSVTALKNHIEAERRRRRRINAHLDSLRSLIPGAHKMDKATVLTEVINQLKELKENATEATEGFLIPTDIDEVKVEQLEEGLDGTPHSIKASLCCNYKPGLLSDLRQKLDALHLMIVKAEIATLGGRMKNVIVLVSCKEKNFENTEVCQSLVKSVHQALMSVLDKFSATEEFLLGAGLSNKRRRVSSFDSSLLSSSGDLWLL from the exons ATGGATCCTTACTCCTGGGGGTCGTGTAGGAATGGCAATGTTATTAAGAGTGTAAGTGATGAGTTATTTGTGAACAATGGGTTGCAAGGGAGAGCTAGAAATGGGTCATCTTCATATTCGTCGTTGGTTTTGGATTGTGAGAGAGGAGAGCTTGTGGAAGCTAATGTGAAGTTGCAGAGAAAAGAAGTCCCAGTGGAGAGAAGTGTTACGGCTTTGAAGAATCATATCGAAGCAGAGAGGAGGCGGAGAAGGAGGATTAATGCGCATCTTGATTCGCTTAGGAGCTTAATACCTGGTGCACATAAG ATGGATAAAGCTACTGTGCTGACTGAGGTTATCAACCAGTTAAAAGAACTGAAAGAGAATGCCACAGAAGCTACTGAAGGCTTTCTCATACCAACAGACATTGATGAAGTGAAAGTTGAACAGCTGGAGGAGGGACTTGACGGAACCCCTCATTCAATCAAGGCATCTCTGTGTTGCAACTATAAACCAGGACTTCTTTCCGACTTAAGACAAAAGCTTGATGCTCTCCATCTGATGATAGTGAAGGCAGAGATCGCAACATTGGGAGGCAGGATGAAGAATGTTATTGTATTGGTTAGCTGTAAAGAGAAGAACTTTGAAAATACTGAAGTTTGCCAGTCTCTTGTGAAGTCTGTTCACCAGGCACTTATGTCTGTCCTTGACAAATTTTCAGCCACGGAGGAGTTCCTTTTGGGAGCTGGACTTTCAAACAAGAGGAGAAGAGTTTCTTCGTTTGATTCTTCCTTGTTGTCTTCATCAGGGGATCTCTG GTTGTTGTAG
- the LOC123223668 gene encoding transcription factor bHLH30-like isoform X1: MDPYSWGSCRNGNVIKSVSDELFVNNGLQGRARNGSSSYSSLVLDCERGELVEANVKLQRKEVPVERSVTALKNHIEAERRRRRRINAHLDSLRSLIPGAHKMDKATVLTEVINQLKELKENATEATEGFLIPTDIDEVKVEQLEEGLDGTPHSIKASLCCNYKPGLLSDLRQKLDALHLMIVKAEIATLGGRMKNVIVLVSCKEKNFENTEVCQSLVKSVHQALMSVLDKFSATEEFLLGAGLSNKRRRVSSFDSSLLSSSGDLWEFQMYQWLVPSW, translated from the exons ATGGATCCTTACTCCTGGGGGTCGTGTAGGAATGGCAATGTTATTAAGAGTGTAAGTGATGAGTTATTTGTGAACAATGGGTTGCAAGGGAGAGCTAGAAATGGGTCATCTTCATATTCGTCGTTGGTTTTGGATTGTGAGAGAGGAGAGCTTGTGGAAGCTAATGTGAAGTTGCAGAGAAAAGAAGTCCCAGTGGAGAGAAGTGTTACGGCTTTGAAGAATCATATCGAAGCAGAGAGGAGGCGGAGAAGGAGGATTAATGCGCATCTTGATTCGCTTAGGAGCTTAATACCTGGTGCACATAAG ATGGATAAAGCTACTGTGCTGACTGAGGTTATCAACCAGTTAAAAGAACTGAAAGAGAATGCCACAGAAGCTACTGAAGGCTTTCTCATACCAACAGACATTGATGAAGTGAAAGTTGAACAGCTGGAGGAGGGACTTGACGGAACCCCTCATTCAATCAAGGCATCTCTGTGTTGCAACTATAAACCAGGACTTCTTTCCGACTTAAGACAAAAGCTTGATGCTCTCCATCTGATGATAGTGAAGGCAGAGATCGCAACATTGGGAGGCAGGATGAAGAATGTTATTGTATTGGTTAGCTGTAAAGAGAAGAACTTTGAAAATACTGAAGTTTGCCAGTCTCTTGTGAAGTCTGTTCACCAGGCACTTATGTCTGTCCTTGACAAATTTTCAGCCACGGAGGAGTTCCTTTTGGGAGCTGGACTTTCAAACAAGAGGAGAAGAGTTTCTTCGTTTGATTCTTCCTTGTTGTCTTCATCAGGGGATCTCTG GGAGTTTCAAATGTATCAATGGCTTGTGCCTTCATGGTAG